The following proteins come from a genomic window of Cuculus canorus isolate bCucCan1 chromosome 29, bCucCan1.pri, whole genome shotgun sequence:
- the ATG101 gene encoding autophagy-related protein 101 isoform X1 gives MNCRAEVLEVSVEGRQVEEAMLAVLHTVLLHRSTGKFHYKKEGTYSIGTVGTQDVDCDFIDFAYVRVSSEELDRALRKAVGEFKDALRNSGSDGMGQISLEFYQKKKSRWPFSDECIPWELWTIKVNVVNLANEQERQICREKVGEKLCEKIINIVEVMNRHEYLPKMPTQSEVDNVFDTSLKDVQPYLYKISYQITDSLGTSVTTTMRRLIKDTLAL, from the exons ATGAACTGCCGCGCGGAGGTGCTGGAGGTGTCGGTGGAGGGGCGGCAGGTGGAGGAGGCCATGCTGGCTGTGCTCCACACCGTCCTCCTGCACCGCAGCACCGGCAAGTTCCACTACAAGAAGGAAGGCACCTACTCCATCGGCACTGTCGGCACCCAGGATGTGGACTGCGACTTCATCGACTTCGCCTATGTCAGAGTCTCCTCAGAGGAGCTCGACCGGGCCCTCCGCAAGGCTGTCGGAGAGTTCAAG GACGCACTGCGCAACTCGGGCAGTGATGGGATGGGGCAGATCTCCCTGGAGTTCTACCAGAAGAAGAAGTCACGTTGGCCCTTCTCAGATGAGTGCATCCCCTGGGAGCTGTGGACCATCAAGGTGAACGTGGTGAACCTGGCCAACGAGCAGGAGCGGCAGATCTGCCGGGAGAAGGTGGGCGAGAAGCTTTGCGAGAAGATCATCAACATCGTGGAGGTGATGAATCGCCACGAGTACCTCCCCAAGATGCCCACCCAGTCGGAGGTGGACAACGTCTTCGACACCAGCTTGAAGGATGTGCAGCCCTACCTCTACAAGATCTCCTACCAGATCACGGACTCCTTGGGCACCTCGGTCACCACCACCATGCGCCGGCTCATCAAGGACACGCTGGCTCTGTAG
- the ATG101 gene encoding autophagy-related protein 101 isoform X2 — translation MVGTGRSRCCGPPRAAPAMNCRAEVLEVSVEGRQVEEAMLAVLHTVLLHRSTGKFHYKKEGTYSIGTVGTQDVDCDFIDFAYVRVSSEELDRALRKAVGEFKDALRNSGSDGMGQISLEFYQKKKSRWPFSDECIPWELWTIKVNVVNLANEQERQICREKVGEKLCEKIINIVEVMNRHEYLPKMPTQSEVDNVFDTSLKDVQPYLYKISYQITDSLGTSVTTTMRRLIKDTLAL, via the exons ATGGTCGGGACCGGGCG GAGCCGTTGTTGTGGCCCCCCCAGAGCCGCCCCCGCCATGAACTGCCGCGCGGAGGTGCTGGAGGTGTCGGTGGAGGGGCGGCAGGTGGAGGAGGCCATGCTGGCTGTGCTCCACACCGTCCTCCTGCACCGCAGCACCGGCAAGTTCCACTACAAGAAGGAAGGCACCTACTCCATCGGCACTGTCGGCACCCAGGATGTGGACTGCGACTTCATCGACTTCGCCTATGTCAGAGTCTCCTCAGAGGAGCTCGACCGGGCCCTCCGCAAGGCTGTCGGAGAGTTCAAG GACGCACTGCGCAACTCGGGCAGTGATGGGATGGGGCAGATCTCCCTGGAGTTCTACCAGAAGAAGAAGTCACGTTGGCCCTTCTCAGATGAGTGCATCCCCTGGGAGCTGTGGACCATCAAGGTGAACGTGGTGAACCTGGCCAACGAGCAGGAGCGGCAGATCTGCCGGGAGAAGGTGGGCGAGAAGCTTTGCGAGAAGATCATCAACATCGTGGAGGTGATGAATCGCCACGAGTACCTCCCCAAGATGCCCACCCAGTCGGAGGTGGACAACGTCTTCGACACCAGCTTGAAGGATGTGCAGCCCTACCTCTACAAGATCTCCTACCAGATCACGGACTCCTTGGGCACCTCGGTCACCACCACCATGCGCCGGCTCATCAAGGACACGCTGGCTCTGTAG